CTTCGGATTTTCTTCCCAGACGACCCCCTTATAAAGTCCCAATGGCCACAGGCGGTTAGCGGTCTTAAGCCGCAGATCATCAGTCAGGAACGGGAAGTGATGCTGATAGCCGGTGCACAGAATGATCGCATCGACGTCTCGCGAAGAGCCATCCTTGAAATAGGCCGTATTGCCCTCAACCTTGGTCAGAAGCGGCACCTCTGCCCAGTTATCGGGCCAGTCAAAGCCGATCGGATTGGTCCGGTGGCTGACCGTCACCGACTGGCATCCATACTTGTAACACTGTGATCCGATATCCTCGGCCGAATAGGACGTCCCGATGATCAAGATATCCTTGCCCTTGAATTCCAGTGCATCGCGGAAATCATGGGCATGCAAAACACGCCCACCAAAGGTATCAAATCCGGGGAATTCAGGCACATTTGGCGTCGAGAAATGGCCATTGGCAACAATGACATGATCAAATTCCTCGGTCGACACCACATCATTTTTCAGATCGTGCGCCGTCACCAGAAACGTTTGGCTTTCTTCATCAAACTCAACACTGCGCACCGGGGTTCTGAAACGCACCCATGGCCGGACATTGGCCTTTTCAACGCGGCCCTTGATGTAATCCCAGATCACCGCGCGCGGCGGATAGGATGCGATGGGTTTGCCGAAATGCTCCTCAAACGTGTAATCGGCAAATTCCAGGCATTCCTTTGGGCCGTTCGACCACAGATAGCGATACATCGATCCGTGGATTGGCTCGCCATATTCATCAAGACCGGTGCGCCAGGTATAGTTCCACAAACCACCCCAGTCTTCCTGACGTTCAAAACACACAATCTCGGGGATTTCGGCCCCTTTGGCGGCAGCAGATTGAAATGCACGCATCTGCGCCATGCCTGACGGACCGGCGCCAATAATCGCAACACGAAGTGTCATAGCCTTAATTCCCCAATAAAAGCGTTATTCGTTTCCTCCGTCCGGCTTTGTGCCGGTTCGTTTTTCAGGGTCAAAGCCCTAGTCGGGGAAAATCCCCGGTGACGTCGGCGCGCCGTCGTCAAATTGTGAAAGCCATTCGACCAGGATCGGGTGGTAACGTGACAGCCCCTTGTAATTGACAAGTTCGGGCCGCAAATCGCGCATGACACGATGCAGGCGACGGCCCCATTTCGGCTGGGTCACCACTTCGTTCATCGCCATCAAATAAGTCCGGATCGGAAACAGGATCGCATTGGATCGCGGCAACCGCCAGAACGTCTGAAGCTCCACACGCAGATGGACCTTTTCGCCAATATTTTCTGGCGTCACGGTCAGCTTGTCCGGCCCCCATTTGGGATAGTTTTCCGGGCTGGTATCCAGACGCGGATTGACGGTCAGTGTCCAGTTCAGACGCCGCGATGGTTGCCCCTGTGGCAGGGTCAAAAGGAATTTCAGCGCACGCTGGAACACGCCCAGCTCATGGGCCAGCGGCACGGGCGCATGCCATTCAAAGAAATTCATGCCAATGTCGAAATCAAGCGACCAGTCGGCCTGTGCCGTAATGATCCCCGCATCCATCCACAAATTGCCATCGCGCTGATCAAGGATGGCGTGATCGCCTTGTACCTGACGTCCGATATATTCCATCGGATGGCAGGGCAAAGTCGAACTGTCACCAAAGGTAAAGGTATCGTCGATCTGAAGCGGCTTGTTGATCCAGTGCCAGTGACCGCCATCCATAGTCAGTTTGAACAGATCAGGATAATCGCGCGCCTTTGACACCATCACGAGTTCGAGGAAATCCCACCCCGCCGTTTCCATATGCGGCAGGGCTTGACAGCGACCGGGATCGTCGGCCAGCACAAGGGCGCGATCCTTCATTTCCGCGACATAATGTTCATCCACATCAAACGCATTTTCAAACGGGCTACCGACACGCGCCGCATGATGCGGTTCGATATTGGTCGAATACATGTATTCGTCTTCCGGGAAGGGAAACGGAAAACGCGGAATGTTTGACGGGCTGTTGGCGTAGGTGAAATCACCGCGGAAGCTCTCGTCCTTAAACTGGATGGTCATGACCAAAATCCCCCTTACAGATCAAGTTCAAGGCGTTTGCCACGGAACCGCGAAACGCACGGCATGATCCGTTGCCTGGACGCGCGCTGTTCTTCGTCAAGCCAGTGGTCGTTGTGCATGATGTCACCATCACAGGCGACAACCACCGTTTCGCACTGACCACAGGCCCCGCCCCGGCACATGCAATTGATCGGGGTGCCGGATGCCTCGACCGCCTCAAGCAGGCTTTGTTCAGCACCCACCGTGATATCAATCCCGGCCTTGGCCAGATGCACGTCAAACGGTTCGCCAACCGGTGGAGCCAGGAAGTGTTCAAAATGAACGTGTGCGGCAGGCCAGCCAAGATTGGTGGCCGTTTCAACCACCCGTTCGATCATGCCCTTGGGGCCGCAGACATAAACATGCGTACCAAGCGGCTGATTGGATAACAGCATTTCCAAATCAATGCCTTCGCCCTGATCATCGCAATAGCACGACACATGATCGCCAAACCGATCTGCAAGGCTATCCATATAGGCCGCCTGTGATACGGAACGCGCGGCATAGTGCAGTTCAAACGGCACGCCGAGCTTATCGGCCTGGGCCATTTGGGCGATGAACGGCGTGATGCCGATGCCACCCGCAATCATCAGGTGCTTTCGCGCCCGCAGGTCCAGCGCGAACAGATTGACCGGGGCTGAGATTTTCATCTGCATGCCAGGTTGCACCTGTTCATGCATGAATTTCGATCCACCACGCCCGGTATCATCACGGCGCACCGAAATGGCATACTGATCGCGCTCGAACGGGGAACTCATCAGCGAATAGGGATTTTTGCGTTTGGTGCCGTCATCAAGCATTTCGACAACGATATGCGCCCCACCCGAAAAGGCGGGCAGTTCATCACCATTCACATGCCTGAATTCGAAACGTTTGATGATCGGGTTGACCTCGACCACGTTGCTGACAACCACCGGAATCAAATGATCGGACGCACTCATTTGAACACCTCCTTGATTTCGATTTCTTCAGACGGGTCTTCGGCATTGATGCAGACACCCTGAAACGCCGCGAGACGACGGGAATAGTGATCACGCACGAGCAACAGCAAATCGCAGGACGGACATTTGACCGGCTGGGTGGTGACGTTCTCGATCATGGTTTTGCAGTGAACGCACTGAACGCGCCGGGCCAGACTGCCGCGATGCTCACACTGCACGGCGGTATGATCGAGCCCGCATGCCTCGCCCTTGGCGACACCCTGCCCGACCAGACCCTCGGTGCCCGCAAGATATAGCTGCGTCCCCATCTTGGCGTCTGATAACCAGTCGCCCAGTTTTGAAACGGCTTCTTCGATGGTCGGGAAATGTTCGAACCGCTTGGCACCCAGCGCATAAAGCGACGTTATCAGGGCGGCCTCGCCCGGGGTCGGCACATAAAGGATATGCACCTTTTCCATCATGTCGCGCGGCAGTTCCTGCACGACCCGGATAACGCATTCGGCACCGGATGCATCGGCCAGAAAATAATGCGCCAGACCGGGCACGATTTTTAACGTGCCATAGGTCGGGCGGGAAAGAATACTTTCTTCGATCAAGCTCTCAGACATGGTAGCGGGTCCCATTCTGTCAGAAACCAAAGGATCAGGCACATGATCCGGGGGCCTCTGACAGCCCCCGGTCTTTTGGCTTAACCCTTGGCTGTTCTTTTCAATTTTTTGGGGTCGTCAAATGGCATGGTATGGGCCATCCCACCGAGCATACCTTTTTCACCTGTGACTTCAAGCCGCACACCCTGTTCGGCGCACTCCACCGCCAGACGGGCAATCGCCATGGTCTGATCCTTGAGCGGTGAATACATCGCACAGGTCACAACACCGACCTTGGCCCCGTCCTTGAACACTTCGGCCCCTTCGGCCGGGACTTCCTTGCCGTCAAACAGGATGCCAAAGATCTTGAAGCGTTCCTTGCCTTTCAGACGATAATGTTCCTCGGCACCGCGGAAGCCGGTCTTTCCCGGGCTGACAGTGAAATCAAGGCCAAGCTCCCACAGGGTATCGCCCGGACCTTCATTTTCGAACGGGTACATCTGCGAGTTATCGTAAGGGTAAAACAGCAGGTAGCTTTCGACACGCAGCATATCAAGCGTGGTAAAGCGGGTCGGGATGATGCCCATATCGTTGCCCTCGGCAACGATGCGATCCCAGATCATCCCGGCATCCTGACCACGACAGAAAATCTCATAGCCGCGTTCACCGGTATAGCCGGTGCGCGAAATCATTACTGGTGCGCCAAACAGCTGCGTCTGGGTGTGATGGAAATAGGGCAGATCGCGAATGCCCGGCACATATTCCGCCAGATAATCGACCGCAAGCGGCCCTTGCAGCGACAAATCATGAAGGTTGTCATCAAAACGAACCGACACATCACGGCCCATGGCGGCCTTGGTCAGTTCTTCGTGCCCGGTGCCCGATCCGTGCACCACCATCCATGAATTCGGCCCCATGCGATAAATCACGCAATCATCGGTAAACTTGCCCTGATCATTAAGCATGCAGGCATAGACCGATTTGCCCGGATAGATCTTTTCGACATTACGCGTGGTGGCATAGTCGATCACGTGGGATGCATGCGCGCCGGTGATGTGAACCTTTTTCAGGCCTGAAACATCCATGATCCCGGCCTTGGTGCGGATCGCGATATATTCCTCGTCCCAATCCTTGTCATAGGTCCAGGCGGTGCCCATACCGCTCCAGTCTTCAAGATTGGAACCAAGCGCGCGATGCCGATCGGCAAGGGCTGAAAATCTCCAGCTTGCAGTCATAGTGATGGCCTCCTGATATGATTGCCTTTGCGCACAATCAGCGCGCTATTATCGGCTTATTTTGTTCCATATTTTGGCGGCATCTTGTTCGCGAACGCAATAATTATTTTTCATATTATTCAATTTTTATTCCTTAAAGGCTATTTTCTACGGCATTGCAGCAACTTCCACCCCCACCCCTCATGTCGCCTTTGCGGAAATTTATTTTCCCTGGAGTTGATAAATATTTCCTGCCAGTGTAAGTCATGCCTATGGCGTATCGCCGACCAATAAGGGTAAAAGCCCGGGCGCATACGACTGATAAAAAAGCAGGCCGCATCAAGTGGCCGTTCGAGGAAACCAGAAACGAGCGGACCCGCACCGGGACAAAACCGGTGACGGAGGACAAGCCAGCATGGCAAATAGCAAAACAACACAAGCACCGCAGACCACCGCCAATAGCGAGCAAGGATCAGGCATGGACACCAAGAGCAAACCCGCCGCCCTCACCCAGGACCCGCACGCGCTTCGTGAACCCAAGGAAAACAATCTTGAAATTGCCATCGGCCATGAAGTCCGAGCGCTTCGTAAGAAGCTTGGCATTACGATTTCTGATCTGGCGTCGGCAACCGGGATTTCGATGGGGATGCTGTCCAAGATCGAAAACGGCGTTACCTCGCCATCGCTGACCTCGCTTCAGGCGCTGGCAAGTGCGCTGGGTGTGCCGGTGACAGATTTCTTCCGCCGTTATGAAGAACCGCGCAATGCTGTGTTCGTGAAATCCGGCGAAGGTGTTGCGATTGAACGTCGCGGCACGCGCGCAGGCCATGAATATAACCTGCTGGGTCATATCGATAACAACACCAGCGGCGTGGTGGTCGAACCCTATTTGCTAACGCTTACCGAGGAGTCGAGCAGCTTCCCCGCCTTCCAGCATGAAGGCATGGAATTCATCTATATGCTTGAAGGTGAAGTTCGTTACCGCCATGGCGATCAGCTTTACTACATGAAAGAAGGCGACAGCCTGTTCTTTGACGCCGATGCCCGCCACGGACCGGAAGAACTTCTTTCATTTCCAATACGTTACCTATCGATCATCTGCTATCCCGCCCGGGGATAAGCATTCACTCCGGTGAAAACATCAGTTCACTGAGAAGAAATTTTTATTCTTCATAGTTGATTCCGCATTCGCGAACAGGTAGTCTCCGTTTCAGAAACAGAATGGAGACTGTCCTGCCATGTGCGGCATTGTTGGTTTATTCCTTAAAGATAAAAGTCTGGAACCACAGCTCGGCGCGTTGTTGTCTGAAATGCTGGTGACCATGACCGACCGTGGTCCCGATAGCGCGGGCATCGCAATTTATGGCGCAGATCAGAATGATCTGGTCAAACTCACGATCCAGTCTCCGGAACCGGAAACAGATTTTGTCGGCTTGACCGAAGACCTGCGCAAAGCCGGGATCAAAAACGCATCCATCCTGCCCAAAAACACCCATGCGGTGATTACGGTTTCAAGCGAACAGATCGATGCGACCCGAAGCGCACTTGAAGAACTTCGTCCGAATGTCCGCGTCATGGGGACGGGTACGGCGATGGAAATCTACAAGGAAGTCGGCCTGCCCAAGGACGTGCTTGAACGCTTCAAGATTTCCGACATGTCCGGCACCCACGGGATCGGCCATACCCGCATGGCGACCGAAAGTGCGGTGACCACCCTTGGCGCCCACCCGTTTTCGACCGGTTCGGACCAATGCCTTGTCCATAACGGTTCGCTGTCGAACCACAACAACCTTAGGCGCGAACTGACCCGCGAAGGCATTCGCCTTGAAACCCAAAACGACTCAGAGGTCGCAGCCGCCTATCTGACCGGTGAAATGGCCAAGGGCAAAAACCTGGGCGAAGCCCTAACAAGTGCGCTTGATGACCTTGATGGCTTCTTCACCTTTGTGGTTGGCACCAAATCGGGCTTTGGCGTTGTGCGTGATCCGATTGCCTGCAAACCGGCGGTGATGGCGGAAACCGATGCCTATGTCGCATTCGGCTCCGAATACCGCGCACTGGTCAACCTGCCGGGCATCGAAGACGCCAGGGTCTGGGAGCCGGAACCGGCCACGGTCTATTTCTGGGAACACTGATTAACACGAACCCTGTCGGCTGCTGCGATGCGCGCACCGACCCGACTGCACTAACCCTGCAGTCCTATGAGGAAGGAACACAAATGCCAGTGTTTGATCTTGCAACCACCGAACTGCGCGCGCTCAATCAGGCGCTTCATGCGCTTGATAAAAGTGGTGTGCCTGAGGATTTCGAAATCACCAATCCGCGCGGTGCGCATGCCGTAGCTGTCGGCATCGACGCACCGGTCAATGTCACGATTAATGGCAGCGTCGGTTATTACTGTGCGGGCATGAATGAACAGGCCAATGTCACGGTCAATGGCAATGCCGGTCCGGGTGTGGCTGAAAACATGATGTCCGGCAAAGTCGTGATCAAGGGCGATGCCAGCCAGTATGCCGGGGCCACCGCCCATGGCGGGTTGCTGGTGATCGAAGGCAATGCATCATCACGGTGCGGTATTTCGATGAAAGGCGTCGATATCGTCGTCAAAGGCAATATCGGCCATATGTCGGCCTTCATGGCGCAGTCGGGCAACCTTGTTGTTCTGGGCGATGCCGGTGATGCGCTGGGTGATTCCCTTTATGAGGCGCGCCTTTTTGTGCGCGGCACGGTCAAAAGCCTCGGTGCCGATTGCGAGAAAAAGGAAATGCGGGCGGAACATATCGACCTTCTGACCAAGCTTCTTGCAGATGCAGGCATCACGGATGTGAAGCCCGAAGAATTCACGCGATATGGCTCGGCCAGAACGCTTTACAACTTCAGTGTCGATAATTTCGACGCCTATTGATGCGGCACGCTGAACGCCGCGCGGATCAAAACGCCGAGCGCGTCAGCCCAAAGACAGGATCAGACCATGACCTACAAAAATCCCGTTACGACGCCGCGTAAATCGGCAACCTTTGATGACTACACCCTTTCGGAAATCCGCCGCGCAGCCGCGACCGGTATCTATGACATCCGCGGTGGTGGCGCGAAACGCCGGGTCCCGCATTTTGATGACCTGCTGTTCCTTGGTGCATCCATGTCGCGCTATCCGCTGGAAGGTTACCGGGAGAAATGCGAAACCGCCGTCACGCTCGGCACCCGTTTTGCCAAGAAACCGATCGAGCTTAAAATTCCGATTACCATTGCCGGCATGAGCTTTGGCTCCCTGTCCGGTCCGGCCAAAGAGGCCCTTGGACGCGGTGCATCGGCGGCGGGCACATCGACCACCACAGGCGACGGCGGCATGACCGAGGAAGAGCGCGGCCATTCGACCCAGCTTGTCTATCAATACCTGCCGTCACGTTACGGCATGAACCCGCGCGACCTGAAACGCGCCGATGCGATTGAAATCGTTATTGGTCAGGGCGCGAAACCGGGCGGCGGCGGCATGCTGCTGGGTCAGAAAATCTCCGACCGCGTCGCTGAAATGCGCAACCTGCCGATGGGCATTGATCAACGATCCGCCTGCCGTCATCCGGACTGGACCGGCCCGGACGATCTTGAGATCAAAATTCAGGAAATCCGCGAAATCACCGATTGGGAAAAGCCGATCTTCATCAAGGTCGGCGGCGCACGCCCCTATTATGACGTTGCCCTTGCGGTCAAGGCCGGTGCCGATGTCATCGTGCTGGATGGCATGCAGGGCGGCACAGCCGCGACGCAGGAAGTCTTTATCGAACATGTCGGTCAGCCGACCCTTGCCTGCATCCGCCCGGCGGTAAAAGCATTGCAAGACATGGGCATGCACCGCAAAGTACAGCTGATCGTTTCGGGCGGTATCCGCAATGGTGCGGATGTTGCCAAGGCGCTTGCCCTTGGTGCGGATGCGGTTTCCATCGGGACCGCAGCCCTGGTCGCGATTGGTGACAACGACCCGAAATGGGAAGCAGAATATAACGAACTTGGCACCACCGCGGGTGCCTATGATGACTGGCATGAAGGTCGTGATCCCGCAGGCATCACGACACAGGATGCCGACCTGATGAAGCGGGTTGACCCGATTGCCGCCGGACGGCGACTGGCCAACTATCTGAAGGTCATGACCCTTGAAGCGCAAACAATTGCGCGCGCCTGCGGCAAAAATCATGTGCACAACCTCGAACCCGAGGATCTCTGCGCACTGAATATCGAAGCGGCCGCCATGGCTGGTGTACCGCTTGCCGGAACCAACTGGGTTCCGGGTCAGGGAGGATTCTAGAACAGCTAACCTACCACCGGACCGGGTGCGCCCCAAGGCGTGCCCGGGGAACCGATGGTTATTGATAAAATTCGTCAGGGGACTTCGATGACCAAGGATCTATCAGCCTTTGCCCGGGAACGCGGCATCAAATACTTCATGATCAGCTTTACCGACCTGTTTGGCGGTCAGCGCGCCAAACTTGTCCCGACCCAGGCAATTGCCGACATGCAGGAAGAAGGTGCCGGTTTTGCAGGCTTCGCCACCTGGCTTGACCTGAGCCCGGCCCACCCCGACATGTTCGCCATTCCTGATCCTAGCTCTGTCATCCAGTTGCCCTGGAAACCGGAAGTCGCCTGGGTTGCCGCCGATTGCATCATGGAAGGCACACCGGTCGAACAGGCCCCGCGCAACGTTTTGAAAGCACAGATCGCCAAGGCTGCCGAGCTTGGCCTCAATGTCAAAACCGGGGTTGAGGCGGAGTTCTTCCTTGTCACCACCGATGGGTCGGAAATTTCTGATCCGGCCGATACCGCCGAAAAGCCTTGCTATGACCAGCAGGCGGTCATGCGCCGTTATGACGTGATTGCCGAGATTTGCGATTACATGCTTGAACTTGGCTGGGGTGCCTATCAGAACGACCATGAAGACGCCAATGGCCAGTTTGAAATGAACTGGGAATTCGATGACGCGCTTAAAACCGCCGACAAGCATTCCTTTTTCAAGTTCATGGTCAAATCAATCGCCGAAAAGCACGGCCTTCGCGCGACCTTTATGCCCAAACCCTTCCCCGGCCTGACCGGCAATGGCTGTCACTGCCATGTGTCGGTGTGGGATAATGACGGCGCCAATGCCTTTGCCGATGATGACATGCCATTTGGTCTGTCGGCCAAGGGCAAGCATTTCCTTGGCGGCATCATGAAGCATGCCTCTGCCATGGCGGTGATCACCAACCCGACGGTCAATTCCTATAAGCGTATCAATGCGCCGCGCACCATGTCGGGTGCAACCTGGGCCCCGAACACGGTGACATGGACGGGCAACAACCGCACGCACATGGTCCGCGTTCCGGGTCCGGGGCGCTTTGAACTGCGTCTGCCGGACGGGGCAACCAACCCGTATCTTCTTCAGGCCGTGATCATCGCGGCCGGTCTTGATGGCATGGCAACCAATGCCGATCCGGGACCGCATTACGATATCGACATGTACAAGGAAGGGCATTCGATCAAGGATGCACCGCGCCTGCCACTGAACCTGCTCGATGCCCTGCGTGAAATGGGCTCTAACGAAGAGCTGCAACTTGCGATGGGCAAGGAATTCTCAAGTGCCTATCTCAAACTCAAACAAACCGAGTGGAATTCTTACGTTTCTCACTTTTCCCGCTGGGAACGTGAGAACACACTTGATATTTAATGCTTCTGCCCGGCCTTATCTCATTCCCCGATGGACGGGGCCGGGCAATTTTTGATTATTCCAAACGAGAAAGCCAGACGCGATGAAAAGCTACGTTCTGACTGTTTCCTGCGATTCTCAGCGCGGGGTGGTTGCTGCTATTTCGACCTATTTGGCAGATAACGGCTGCAACATTACCGATAGCTCCCAGTTTGACGACCAAGAAACCGGCTTGTTCTTTATGCGGGTTGCCTTCGTCAGTGAAGAAGGTGTTGATCAGGAAACCCTGATTGCAGGCTTTGAGGGTCCGGCAGCAGAACTTGGCATGAAGTACGAAATCCATGACAGCTCCGAGAAGATGAAGGTTCTTCTGATGGTGTCGCGGTTTGGTCATTGCCTGAACGATCTGCTGTATCGTTGGAAAATCGGGGCGCTTCCGATTGATATCGTCGGCGTGGTGTCAAACCATCTTGATTATCAGAAGGTTGTCGTTAATCACGACATTCCCTTCCACCACATCCCGGTCACCAAGGAAAACAAGCCCGAAGCCGAGAAAAAGCTTCTTGATGTTGTTTCTGACTATAATGTCGAGCTGATCGTTCTGGCCCGCTACATGCAGGTTCTGTCAGACAGCCTGTGCAAGAAAATGAGTGGCAAGATCATCAACATCCACCACTCCTTCCTGCCAAGCTTCAAGGGGGCTAACCCGTATCAACAGGCCTATGTGCGCGGGGTCAAACTGATTGGCGCAACAGCGCATTATGTCACCGCTGACCTTGATGAAGGCCCGATCATTGAACAGGACATTGCGCGCATCACGCATGCCCAGAACTCGGCCGACTATGTATCAATTGGTCGCGATGTCGAAAGTCAGGTGCTGGCGCGTGCGGTCCACGCCCATATCCATCACCGTTCGTTCATCAACGGCAACCGCACCATCGTCTTCCCGCCAAGCCCGGGAAGCTACGCGTCGGAACGCATGGGCTAAGCCCAGCACCTGCGACAATAAAAAACGCCCCGGCCAATACGGCACGGGGCGTTTTACTTTTTGGTGTGTGAAACCCTTGCGGCTTAGCGCCAGGATTTGGTCGCGCGACGGTCCACCGCACGGGGCACAATACCGCGTGCCGCATTGCCAATCCCGTCAAGCACGTTGCTTGCGGCGATATCACACTGGCGATCGGCCATGCGTTTGAAGCGTGCATCAAAGACCGGCTTGCGATCTACAATGTCGCGGGGATCGGATGCGACCTCTTCCCCACGTTTAAATGCGTCGGGATCAAGCCAATCCAGCGTTAGCCCGGTCAGATCAAGACGCAGCACATCGCCATCCTTAAGATAGCCGATTGCACCACCTGTAAAGGCCTCCGGCACCATATGACCGATACAGGCGCCCTTGGTTACCCCGGAATAACGTCCATCGGTGATCAACATCGATGATGCTTCGAGAATGCGGTGATGGCGCAAGTTCTGCGACGGCGAAAACATTTCCGGCATGCCGTAGGCCTCCGGCCCCTGCCCGCCGATGACAAA
The DNA window shown above is from Thalassospira sp. ER-Se-21-Dark and carries:
- the purU gene encoding formyltetrahydrofolate deformylase yields the protein MKSYVLTVSCDSQRGVVAAISTYLADNGCNITDSSQFDDQETGLFFMRVAFVSEEGVDQETLIAGFEGPAAELGMKYEIHDSSEKMKVLLMVSRFGHCLNDLLYRWKIGALPIDIVGVVSNHLDYQKVVVNHDIPFHHIPVTKENKPEAEKKLLDVVSDYNVELIVLARYMQVLSDSLCKKMSGKIINIHHSFLPSFKGANPYQQAYVRGVKLIGATAHYVTADLDEGPIIEQDIARITHAQNSADYVSIGRDVESQVLARAVHAHIHHRSFINGNRTIVFPPSPGSYASERMG
- the glnT gene encoding type III glutamate--ammonia ligase; amino-acid sequence: MTKDLSAFARERGIKYFMISFTDLFGGQRAKLVPTQAIADMQEEGAGFAGFATWLDLSPAHPDMFAIPDPSSVIQLPWKPEVAWVAADCIMEGTPVEQAPRNVLKAQIAKAAELGLNVKTGVEAEFFLVTTDGSEISDPADTAEKPCYDQQAVMRRYDVIAEICDYMLELGWGAYQNDHEDANGQFEMNWEFDDALKTADKHSFFKFMVKSIAEKHGLRATFMPKPFPGLTGNGCHCHVSVWDNDGANAFADDDMPFGLSAKGKHFLGGIMKHASAMAVITNPTVNSYKRINAPRTMSGATWAPNTVTWTGNNRTHMVRVPGPGRFELRLPDGATNPYLLQAVIIAAGLDGMATNADPGPHYDIDMYKEGHSIKDAPRLPLNLLDALREMGSNEELQLAMGKEFSSAYLKLKQTEWNSYVSHFSRWERENTLDI